From a single Photobacterium gaetbulicola Gung47 genomic region:
- a CDS encoding putative formate dehydrogenase largesubunit (COG3383): MAGASLFAPGMMKKAEAKEVDPKAPVEVKRTICSHCSVGCGIYAEVQEGVWTGQEPAFDHPFNAGGHCAKGAALREHGHGERRIKYPMKLVDGKWKKLSWEQALNEVSQQVMKIRQESGPDSVYWLGSAKHNNEQAYLFRKMVSMWGSNNVDHQARICHSTTVAGVANTWGYGAMTNSLNDMHNCKSILFIGSNPAEAHPVAMQHILIAKERNSCKIVVADPRRTRTAAKSDHYVSLRPGSDVAFIWGVLYHIFKNGWEDKEFIRQRVWGMDEVRAEVAKWTPAEVERVSGVAEADVYQTAKLLSENRPGCVVWCMGGTQHTTGNNNTRAYCILELALGNMGKSGGGANIFRGHDNVQGATDFGVLSDNLPGYYGLSEGAWKHWAKVWDVDYEWLKGRFDQAEYRGKKPMNNAGIPVSRWIDGVLEDKANIEQNDNIRAMFYWGHAVNSQTRGTEMRKAMEKLDMMVIVDPYPGVAAVMNNRKDNVYLLPATTQFETTGSVTATNRSIQWRDQVIEPLFESKPDHEIMYLLSQKLGLSEQLFKHIRVENNQPVIEDITREYNKGMWTIGYTGQSPERLKEHQQNWHTFHKTTLEAEGGPANGETYGLPWPCWGTPEMKHPGTHILYDTSKTVAQGGGNFRARFGVERNGESLLADDSYSLGCELEDGYPEFTDKMLKQLEWWDDLTAEEKAQAEGKNWKTDLSGGIQRVAIKHGCIPFGNAKARTVVWTFPDAVPLHREPLYTPRRDLVTDYPTWNDSEAMFRLPTLYKSIQDKDMSGEYPIVLTSGRLVEYEGGGDETRSNPWLAELQQEMFVEVNPKDANDIGFKDGEMVWVEGAEKGRIHVKAMVTPRVKPGMAFIPFHFGGKFQGEDLRGRYPEGSAPFVSGEAANTATTYGYDPVTQMQETKVTLCKISKA, encoded by the coding sequence CCCACTGCTCTGTTGGCTGTGGCATTTACGCTGAAGTGCAGGAAGGTGTGTGGACCGGCCAGGAGCCAGCTTTCGATCACCCATTCAATGCTGGTGGCCACTGTGCGAAAGGTGCGGCACTGCGTGAACACGGTCATGGTGAGCGCCGCATTAAATACCCGATGAAGCTGGTCGATGGCAAATGGAAAAAACTGAGCTGGGAACAGGCGCTCAACGAAGTGAGCCAGCAAGTGATGAAGATCCGCCAAGAATCGGGTCCGGACTCTGTTTACTGGCTTGGTTCGGCGAAGCACAACAATGAACAGGCGTACTTGTTCCGTAAGATGGTCTCAATGTGGGGCTCGAACAACGTTGATCATCAGGCACGCATCTGTCACTCGACCACGGTTGCCGGTGTAGCGAACACCTGGGGCTACGGGGCGATGACCAACTCGCTTAACGACATGCACAACTGTAAGTCGATTTTGTTTATTGGCTCTAACCCAGCCGAAGCACACCCAGTTGCGATGCAGCACATCTTGATCGCCAAAGAGCGCAACAGCTGTAAGATTGTGGTGGCTGATCCGCGCCGTACCCGTACGGCGGCAAAATCAGATCACTATGTATCCTTGCGTCCGGGTTCTGACGTTGCCTTCATTTGGGGGGTGCTATACCACATCTTCAAAAATGGCTGGGAAGACAAAGAATTCATTCGCCAGCGTGTTTGGGGGATGGATGAAGTTCGCGCCGAGGTGGCGAAATGGACACCAGCAGAAGTCGAGCGTGTAAGTGGCGTCGCGGAAGCGGATGTATACCAGACCGCGAAACTGCTCTCCGAAAACCGCCCAGGCTGTGTGGTTTGGTGTATGGGGGGAACCCAGCATACCACAGGTAATAACAACACCCGTGCCTACTGTATCCTTGAGCTAGCCCTTGGCAACATGGGTAAATCGGGTGGCGGTGCCAATATTTTCCGTGGTCACGATAACGTTCAGGGGGCAACGGACTTTGGCGTGCTTTCTGACAACTTGCCGGGTTACTACGGTCTTTCTGAAGGTGCTTGGAAGCACTGGGCGAAAGTATGGGATGTGGACTACGAATGGTTGAAGGGTCGCTTTGACCAGGCTGAATACCGTGGCAAGAAACCAATGAACAATGCCGGTATTCCTGTTTCGCGCTGGATTGATGGCGTGCTTGAAGACAAAGCCAACATCGAGCAGAACGACAACATCCGCGCCATGTTCTACTGGGGCCATGCGGTGAACTCGCAAACCCGTGGTACCGAAATGCGTAAGGCGATGGAAAAACTGGATATGATGGTGATTGTTGATCCGTATCCGGGGGTTGCCGCGGTAATGAACAACCGCAAGGACAATGTTTACTTGCTACCGGCAACGACGCAGTTCGAAACAACCGGATCGGTAACCGCGACCAACCGCTCAATTCAGTGGCGCGATCAGGTGATCGAACCTTTGTTCGAATCCAAACCTGACCACGAAATCATGTACCTGCTGTCTCAGAAGCTGGGGCTTTCCGAACAGTTGTTCAAGCACATCCGTGTTGAGAATAACCAGCCGGTGATTGAAGACATCACCCGCGAGTACAACAAAGGTATGTGGACTATCGGTTACACCGGTCAGAGCCCTGAGCGTCTTAAAGAGCACCAGCAGAACTGGCACACCTTCCACAAAACCACCCTTGAAGCCGAGGGCGGTCCTGCGAACGGTGAGACCTACGGCCTGCCATGGCCATGCTGGGGTACGCCGGAGATGAAGCACCCGGGTACCCATATTCTTTACGATACTTCGAAAACCGTCGCCCAGGGTGGCGGTAATTTCCGTGCCCGTTTTGGTGTGGAGCGCAATGGTGAAAGCCTTTTGGCTGACGACAGCTACTCACTGGGCTGTGAGCTGGAAGACGGCTACCCTGAGTTTACCGACAAGATGCTCAAGCAACTGGAATGGTGGGACGATCTGACTGCTGAAGAGAAGGCCCAGGCAGAAGGCAAAAACTGGAAGACTGACCTGTCCGGTGGTATTCAGCGCGTCGCCATCAAGCATGGTTGTATCCCGTTTGGTAATGCCAAGGCCCGTACCGTGGTATGGACATTCCCGGATGCTGTCCCGCTACACCGTGAACCACTGTACACGCCGCGCCGTGACCTTGTAACGGATTACCCAACCTGGAATGACAGCGAAGCCATGTTCCGCCTACCAACACTGTACAAGTCGATCCAGGACAAAGACATGTCTGGCGAGTATCCGATTGTACTGACTTCGGGTCGATTGGTTGAGTACGAAGGGGGGGGCGACGAGACGCGTTCTAACCCATGGCTGGCAGAATTGCAGCAAGAGATGTTTGTTGAGGTGAACCCGAAAGATGCCAATGACATCGGCTTCAAAGACGGTGAGATGGTATGGGTTGAAGGTGCCGAGAAGGGGCGGATCCATGTTAAAGCCATGGTGACACCGCGTGTGAAACCGGGTATGGCATTCATTCCGTTCCACTTCGGCGGTAAGTTCCAGGGCGAAGATCTCCGTGGACGTTATCCTGAGGGCAGTGCTCCGTTTGTATCAGGCGAGGCGGCCAATACGGCGACCACCTATGGCTATGACCCTGTAACGCAAATGCAGGAAACCAAAGTAACCCTCTGTAAAATCTCTAAAGCGTAA